The Miscanthus floridulus cultivar M001 chromosome 17, ASM1932011v1, whole genome shotgun sequence genome has a window encoding:
- the LOC136516308 gene encoding glyoxylase I 4-like, which yields MVSSTTMAAAAGCGVGGGGGGGVRAPGVLPLASLNHISIVCRSVEASLRFYTDVLGFVPIRRPGSFDFDGAWLFNYGIGIHLLQSEDPGSLPEKGEINPKDNHISFQCESMVAVERRLKEMGIPYVQRCVEEGGINVDQIFFHDPDGFMIEICNCDNLPVIPLAADLQQQRAPAAVQLGACKRAVAAAAVVAKQQQQSSVVPPSPPVPVTAAAAQCVPSSAAIRVSEESSSHISCA from the exons ATGGTCAGCAGCACGACGATGGCGGCGGCAGCGGgctgcggcgtcggcggcggcggcggcggcggcgtgagggCGCCCGGCGTGCTGCCGCTGGCGTCGCTGAACCACATCAGCATCGTGTGCCGGTCGGTGGAGGCGTCGCTGCGCTTCTACACGGACGTGCTCGGCTTCGTCCCCATCCGCCGCCCGGGCTCGTTCGACTTCGACGGCGCCTG GCTGTTCAACTACGGGATCGGCATCCACCTGCTGCAGTCGGAGGACCCCGGCAGCCTCCCGGAGAAAGGTGAGATCAACCCCAAGGACAACCATATCTCATTCCAG TGCGAGAGCATGGTGGCGGTGGAGCGTCGGCTCAAGGAGATGGGCATCCCGTACGTGCAGCGCTGCGTGGAGGAAGGCGGCATCAACGTGGACCAGATCTTCTTCCACGACCCGGACGGCTTCATGATCGAGATCTGCAACTGCGACAACCTCCCCGTCATCCCGCTCGCCGCCGACCTGCAGCAGCAgcgcgcgcccgccgccgtccagCTGGGGGCATGCAAGCGGGccgtggccgcggcggcggtcgtcgccaagcagcagcagcagagcagcgTGGTGCCTCCTTCCCCTCCGGTCCCGGTCACGGCGGCGGCCGCACAGTGCGTGCCTTCGTCGGCGGCCATCCGCGTCTCCGAGGAGTCGTCGTCGCATATTTCGTGCGCGTGA